A single Syngnathus acus chromosome 8, fSynAcu1.2, whole genome shotgun sequence DNA region contains:
- the junbb gene encoding junB proto-oncogene, AP-1 transcription factor subunit b: MSTKMEQPFYHDDSFLSAYGHSDAAMHDYKLLKQNMNLNLTEPYRNLKSHLRADSDPYQGVQQDVGTLKLASPELERLIIQNSNGVITSPTPGQYFYNRGITDEQEGFAEGFVKALDELHKMNQMPHSISSIGGSGVNTCSQAAPSVFGSGLQPEPPIYTTLNAYCPNTGLSSASSYPTATISYLPPHQQNHPQTSVHGAFQNHHPGSGLHPQRLVALKEEPQTVPDLLSSDGSPPMSPINLETQERIKAERKRLRNRLAATKCRRRKLERIARLEEKVKGLKSDNAGLSNTASVLRDQVAQLKRKVLTHVSSGCQLMLTSKMEAF, translated from the coding sequence ATGTCCACAAAGATGGAACAACCTTTTTATCATGATGACTCTTTTCTGTCGGCATATGGCCACTCAGACGCCGCAATGCACGACTACAAGCTGCTAAAGCAGAATATGAATTTGAACTTGACAGAGCCCTATCGCAACCTGAAATCGCACCTGAGGGCCGACTCGGACCCGTACCAGGGGGTGCAGCAGGACGTTGGGACCCTGAAGCTCGCGTCCCCAGAGCTCGAGAGGCTTATCATCCAAAACAGTAACGGTGTCATCACCAGCCCGACCCCGGGGCAGTACTTCTACAATCGGGGCATCACCGATGAGCAGGAGGGCTTCGCGGAGGGGTTCGTAAAAGCTTTGGATGAGCTGCACAAGATGAACCAAATGCCTCATTCGATCTCCTCCATCGGCGGCAGCGGAGTTAACACATGCTCGCAAGCGGCCCCTAGTGTGTTCGGCTCGGGACTGCAACCCGAACCGCCCATTTACACAACGCTGAACGCCTACTGCCCGAACACCGGACTCTCTTCAGCCTCCAGCTACCCCACAGCCACCATCAGCTACCTGCCGCCCCACCAGCAGAACCACCCGCAGACCTCCGTGCACGGCGCTTTCCAGAACCACCACCCGGGTTCTGGGCTTCATCCGCAGCGCCTCGTTGCTCTCAAAGAGGAACCGCAAACCGTGCCGGACCTCCTGAGCAGCGACGGCTCGCCTCCCATGTCTCCTATCAACCTGGAGACCCAGGAGAGGATCAAAGCGGAGCGCAAGAGGCTGAGGAACCGACTGGCGGCGACCAAGTGCCGGCGGCGCAAACTGGAGCGCATCGCTCGCCTGGAGGAGAAGGTGAAAGGTCTAAAGAGCGACAACGCCGGCCTGTCCAACACGGCCTCGGTACTCCGGGACCAGGTGGCCCAGCTCAAACGGAAAGTCTTGACGCATGTGAGCAGCGGCTGTCAGCTGATGCTCACGAGCAAGATGGAGGCATTTTAA